The following are encoded in a window of Megalobrama amblycephala isolate DHTTF-2021 linkage group LG19, ASM1881202v1, whole genome shotgun sequence genomic DNA:
- the LOC125254509 gene encoding galectin-4-like, which yields MSFTIPSSLQSSFKTNSDFKIPYVGPISGGLREDMALYLQGVPTNADEFGVKFKTSSDEWRDISFDFKDPLKGQAFEMFTVIKSEGYQVYINGKELHTFDHCRPLEKVLELKIYGDVAMNLFGFINNWSTSSSTIQ from the exons ATGAGCTTTACGATCCCGTCATCGTTACAGTCAAGCTTCAAGACCAACTCCGACTTT AAAATTCCTTATGTGGGCCCAATTTCAGGAGGACTGAGAGAAGACATGGCCTTGTACTTGCAGGGAGTCCCTACTAATGCTGACGA GTTTGGAGTAAAGTTCAAGACTTCGTCTGATGAGTGGCGTGATATATCTTTTGACTTTAAAGACCCCTTAAAGGGACAAGCTTTTGAGATGTTCACTGTCATCAAATCCGAAGGATATCAG GTATACATAAATGGCAAGGAGCTTCACACGTTTGATCACTGTAGGCCGCTGGAAAAAGTGTTAGAATTAAAAATCTATGGAGATGTTGCCATGAATCTTTTTGGATTCATAAAT AACTGGAGCACATCCTCATCCACCATACAGTAG